The bacterium genome has a window encoding:
- a CDS encoding isocitrate dehydrogenase: protein MDRLEITELWGDGIGPELREVIQEIAATLPIDIHFDTVDLSLENRRVRGEAVYDEAVESIRRTRLALKYPTITEAESPNAVLRRRLDFSVIHRPVVSIEGISSNFKENVALHVVRVATGGTYEDPGRLIGNEAAVSLRIVERQPTLEAARFAFEFARKKNLKVTSSSKHTIQAVTDGFFETIVREVAQDFGDVHHDVELFDALLAKVILNPQYYQVVLVLNEYGDFLSDMASGLVGSLGTGASGNYSFTPDGEIDVAMFDPAGGTAPDIAGQGKCNPTAILLAFALLLDHVDRYDLGHALRLSLLDAIACGKSTGDIGGDLNTQEFTQVVADALAVKLA, encoded by the coding sequence ATGGACCGGCTCGAGATCACCGAATTGTGGGGAGACGGAATTGGACCGGAACTTCGGGAGGTGATCCAGGAGATCGCGGCCACACTGCCGATCGACATCCACTTCGATACGGTCGACCTGTCGCTGGAGAATCGCCGGGTCCGGGGCGAGGCCGTCTACGACGAAGCCGTGGAGTCGATTCGACGCACGCGCCTGGCGCTGAAGTATCCGACCATCACCGAAGCCGAGAGCCCCAACGCCGTCCTGCGTCGCAGGTTGGACTTCAGTGTCATCCACCGTCCAGTCGTCTCGATCGAGGGCATCTCTTCGAACTTCAAAGAGAACGTGGCTCTGCACGTCGTGCGGGTGGCCACCGGCGGTACCTACGAGGATCCCGGACGCCTGATCGGAAACGAGGCGGCGGTGTCTCTGCGCATCGTGGAGCGCCAGCCCACACTCGAAGCCGCCCGTTTCGCCTTTGAGTTTGCGCGCAAGAAGAACCTGAAAGTCACGTCCTCTTCCAAACACACCATCCAGGCCGTAACCGACGGCTTCTTCGAAACGATCGTGCGCGAGGTCGCCCAGGATTTCGGAGACGTTCACCACGACGTCGAACTCTTTGACGCCCTCCTCGCCAAGGTCATCCTGAACCCGCAGTACTACCAGGTGGTGCTCGTCCTGAACGAATACGGCGACTTCCTGTCAGATATGGCTTCGGGTCTGGTCGGAAGCCTGGGAACTGGCGCGAGCGGCAACTACAGCTTCACACCCGATGGCGAGATCGACGTGGCCATGTTCGATCCGGCGGGCGGAACTGCACCGGATATCGCCGGACAGGGCAAATGCAATCCGACCGCGATCCTGCTGGCCTTCGCTCTGCTACTCGACCACGTGGACCGCTACGACCTCGGACACGCGCTGCGCCTTTCCCTGCTGGATGCGATCGCCTGCGGCAAGAGCACCGGCGACATCGGGGGAGATTTGAACACCCAGGAGTTCACCCAGGTGGTCGCCGACGCACTC
- a CDS encoding tetratricopeptide repeat protein — MADLKQLYQQAFDAFARGDHEAAIEAYQQVIEVDSGFSLAYQGLAEVYGRTEQLDEAVATIRRAIEVDPEESLYYTSLSRFLQRQGRMAEAEEAAARAAQTQSR; from the coding sequence ATGGCCGATCTCAAGCAACTGTACCAGCAGGCATTTGACGCCTTCGCGCGCGGCGACCACGAAGCTGCCATCGAGGCGTATCAGCAAGTGATCGAGGTCGACTCCGGGTTTTCGCTGGCCTACCAGGGGCTCGCGGAGGTCTACGGCCGAACCGAACAGCTCGACGAAGCCGTGGCGACGATCCGCAGAGCCATCGAAGTCGACCCCGAAGAGTCGCTGTACTACACGAGTCTTTCGCGCTTCTTGCAACGGCAGGGCCGGATGGCGGAAGCGGAGGAAGCCGCCGCACGCGCTGCTCAGACGCAGTCTCGCTGA
- the ltaE gene encoding low-specificity L-threonine aldolase, whose amino-acid sequence MSTIDLRSDTVTRPNTEMLEAMMGAEVGDDVYGEDPTINRLQAMAAERLGKEAALFVPSGSMANQIALRAHTEPGDAVIAGQDVHMFLYESGAAAAISGVQFNLVGEDGIFGADDVRFGIHPGDDHFPRTRLVCVENTHNRSGGRVFPPDNLKGITQMAREAGLGTHLDGARIFNAEVASGIPAAVLAEGFDSVSFCLSKGLGAPVGSLLVASNELIERAHRFRKMLGGGLRQAGYLAAAGIFSLENNVKRLAEDHANARRLADGLRTIPGVCLHAEPETNMVLFGCEDILGLCVRLREKSVLINPISFEALRAVTHLDVSAEEIDRAIEAIGTSL is encoded by the coding sequence ATGAGTACGATCGATCTGCGCAGCGATACCGTTACCCGACCGAATACCGAAATGCTCGAAGCCATGATGGGTGCCGAAGTCGGAGACGACGTCTACGGTGAAGACCCGACCATCAACCGACTCCAGGCGATGGCCGCCGAGCGTCTGGGCAAAGAAGCCGCGCTCTTCGTGCCCTCGGGAAGCATGGCGAATCAGATTGCATTGCGCGCGCACACCGAGCCAGGTGATGCCGTGATTGCCGGTCAGGACGTACATATGTTCTTGTACGAATCGGGAGCGGCCGCCGCGATCTCAGGTGTGCAGTTCAATCTCGTCGGCGAGGATGGAATTTTCGGAGCCGACGACGTGCGGTTCGGAATTCACCCCGGCGACGATCACTTTCCCCGCACGCGACTGGTCTGTGTGGAAAATACGCACAACCGCAGCGGCGGACGCGTCTTCCCCCCAGACAATCTGAAGGGGATCACTCAGATGGCGCGCGAGGCGGGTTTGGGCACCCACCTGGATGGTGCGCGAATCTTCAATGCAGAGGTCGCCAGCGGAATCCCGGCGGCCGTTCTGGCAGAGGGTTTCGACTCGGTTTCGTTCTGCCTGTCGAAGGGACTCGGTGCACCGGTCGGTTCTCTACTCGTGGCCTCGAACGAGTTGATCGAGCGCGCACATCGTTTCCGCAAGATGCTCGGTGGTGGCCTGCGCCAGGCCGGTTATCTGGCCGCCGCGGGCATTTTCTCGCTGGAGAACAATGTGAAGCGACTCGCCGAGGATCACGCCAATGCGCGACGCCTCGCGGATGGACTGCGGACGATTCCGGGTGTGTGCCTTCACGCCGAACCCGAGACGAATATGGTCCTGTTCGGATGCGAAGACATCCTGGGTCTGTGCGTGAGGCTGAGAGAGAAATCCGTGCTGATCAATCCGATCAGTTTCGAAGCGCTGCGCGCCGTCACACACCTGGATGTGTCGGCTGAAGAAATCGATCGAGCGATCGAGGCCATCGGGACTTCGCTCTGA
- a CDS encoding YkgJ family cysteine cluster protein translates to MAQADKVPAEGLRFECTQCGECCTARGEYAYVYLNAEEVERLADFTGVSIPVFKRERTFRDEEGWRQLRFEGDRCFFLDSETNACSVYEARPIQCRTFPFWNSMIDRGNWSEDALRLCEGLGRGRLYSVEEIHKRMVEMDESEED, encoded by the coding sequence ATGGCCCAGGCCGACAAGGTGCCAGCCGAGGGTCTGCGCTTCGAGTGTACCCAGTGTGGGGAATGCTGTACCGCTCGCGGCGAGTACGCCTATGTGTATCTGAATGCCGAAGAGGTCGAAAGGCTGGCAGACTTCACCGGTGTTTCGATCCCCGTCTTCAAGCGCGAACGCACGTTTCGCGACGAGGAAGGCTGGAGGCAATTGCGTTTCGAGGGTGATCGGTGTTTCTTTCTGGACTCCGAAACCAATGCGTGTAGTGTGTACGAAGCGCGACCGATCCAGTGTCGAACATTTCCTTTCTGGAACAGCATGATCGATCGCGGAAACTGGAGCGAAGACGCGCTTCGACTGTGTGAGGGCCTCGGTCGCGGACGGCTCTACTCGGTTGAGGAGATCCACAAGAGAATGGTCGAAATGGACGAGTCCGAGGAAGATTGA
- a CDS encoding P-II family nitrogen regulator has product MKKIEAVIKPFKLDEVKEALSHVGVQGITISEVKGFGRQRGHTELYRGAEYVVELLPKVKMELVVIDDMAEKVVETIHQAAHTGRIGDGKIFVLPIEETVRIRTGDRGDSAI; this is encoded by the coding sequence ATGAAAAAGATCGAGGCGGTCATCAAACCTTTCAAGCTCGACGAGGTCAAAGAAGCGCTCAGCCACGTGGGTGTTCAGGGCATCACGATCAGCGAGGTCAAGGGCTTCGGTCGCCAGCGCGGTCACACTGAACTCTACCGGGGAGCCGAGTATGTGGTCGAACTTCTGCCAAAAGTGAAGATGGAATTGGTCGTGATCGACGATATGGCCGAGAAGGTCGTGGAAACGATCCACCAGGCGGCACACACCGGACGGATCGGGGACGGAAAGATCTTCGTCCTGCCCATCGAGGAAACAGTGCGAATCCGCACGGGGGACAGGGGGGATTCCGCCATCTGA
- the amt gene encoding ammonium transporter: MKNKVLLAAFAGALLIPEFAIAEETVSQEMFTVNNTWMMVAAGLVFIMHLGFAMVESGLTRAKNTTNILFKNTFVICTGILTYAIVGFNLMYPGDFNLVGGVLGFAGFGVAPGVDGNTVAYASGGYTYWTDFLFQAMFAATAATIVSGAVAERIKLSSFMVFSTLFVAFVYTIAGSWKWGGGWLDGLGFYDFAGSTLVHSVGGWGALVGAWMLGPRIGKYAKDGRLTPIPGSNLPLTTVGVFLLWLGWFGFNGGSVLSADPGATSLTLVTTCLAAAAGGVVAMLISQIQSGKPDLSMSLNGILAGLVGITAGADQMAMGSAILIGGVAGGIVVFSVLFFDRIKIDDPVGAISVHLVCGVWGTLAVGLFGEMAGLKQFLIQLLGVAAYGGATVASAFAIFSVVKATMGLRVSEEEEWEGLDLAEHGAHAYDLTPGGLSGIADDLASISLRGAVRASTPTELVASEA; encoded by the coding sequence ATGAAGAACAAGGTCCTGCTCGCAGCGTTCGCTGGAGCCTTATTGATTCCGGAGTTCGCAATCGCAGAAGAAACGGTCAGCCAGGAGATGTTCACCGTGAACAATACCTGGATGATGGTGGCCGCGGGCCTCGTGTTCATCATGCATCTGGGCTTTGCGATGGTCGAATCCGGACTCACGCGCGCGAAGAACACCACGAACATCCTGTTCAAGAACACGTTCGTGATCTGCACGGGAATCCTCACCTACGCGATCGTGGGTTTCAATCTGATGTATCCGGGTGATTTCAACCTGGTGGGCGGTGTACTCGGGTTTGCGGGCTTTGGTGTCGCACCCGGAGTCGATGGCAACACAGTCGCCTACGCGAGCGGCGGCTACACGTATTGGACCGACTTCCTGTTCCAGGCGATGTTCGCGGCCACCGCCGCGACGATCGTTTCGGGCGCAGTGGCCGAACGCATCAAGCTGTCCTCGTTCATGGTCTTCTCAACCCTCTTCGTGGCGTTCGTGTACACGATCGCGGGTTCCTGGAAGTGGGGCGGCGGCTGGCTCGACGGCCTGGGCTTCTACGACTTTGCGGGTTCGACGCTAGTTCACTCCGTCGGCGGTTGGGGCGCACTCGTAGGCGCCTGGATGCTCGGCCCACGTATCGGCAAGTACGCCAAGGACGGTCGCCTGACGCCGATTCCCGGTAGCAATCTTCCACTGACGACCGTCGGCGTATTCCTGCTCTGGCTGGGCTGGTTCGGCTTCAACGGCGGCTCCGTGCTGAGTGCGGATCCGGGTGCGACTTCGCTCACGCTGGTCACCACGTGTCTAGCGGCAGCGGCGGGTGGAGTCGTGGCCATGCTGATTTCTCAGATCCAGTCGGGAAAGCCCGATCTTTCCATGTCTCTCAACGGAATCCTGGCCGGACTGGTCGGCATCACCGCAGGCGCGGATCAGATGGCGATGGGATCGGCCATCCTGATCGGCGGCGTAGCCGGTGGCATCGTGGTGTTCTCGGTCCTGTTCTTCGATCGCATCAAGATCGATGATCCGGTCGGTGCCATCTCGGTCCACCTGGTCTGTGGTGTCTGGGGAACCCTGGCGGTCGGTCTGTTCGGCGAGATGGCCGGGCTCAAACAGTTCCTGATCCAGTTGCTCGGTGTAGCTGCCTACGGTGGTGCAACCGTCGCCTCGGCCTTCGCGATCTTCTCGGTCGTCAAGGCGACCATGGGTCTGCGCGTGTCCGAGGAAGAAGAATGGGAAGGGCTGGACCTCGCCGAGCACGGCGCCCACGCCTACGACCTGACACCGGGTGGACTCAGCGGTATTGCCGACGACCTGGCCAGTATCTCGCTCAGAGGTGCAGTCCGTGCCAGCACACCGACGGAACTCGTAGCGAGTGAAGCCTGA
- a CDS encoding DUF4124 domain-containing protein, which translates to MLGRHSLLALVLVLLVGPTPAPAEVYTWVDEQGKVHFSDTPRGGATRVVPHTEKPAASLERDARVPSKAIPYRGQLPSLRLAVADVEVDLPARGRTRLPVGRQYRGYYCNSGAEDLLVNLERKLKGSTLLPRDFHRRLAELAYQPPEFASTGRKKVTIADLQAVPTVTRLSLRSCMGRGRRNGQSLPNKNLVEVRIHWRVFDRLSQQTVFEGTTEARFDRWNQEYLPEEKDKGIVTATRHALLAAAEKLLADPEFVAVLSPDGSLPAQEESTPAALTEVTPDFQNLLPQVRSATPMIRTVRRNGHGVLISDEGHVLTNYRVVADGREVTRDSVMVVFESESIPGRVVRSDKPHRVALILLERIPGIRPVPIASSGVRISEPVFVLGGPLEDSLEHTLSEGVITTVRNLRGSERRYYHTNAPVDRDNPTGPVLNQRGELVALATGLGFSRTPGANYLIPIDDALEALGVSRQQKSD; encoded by the coding sequence ATGTTGGGAAGACACTCGCTACTGGCGCTGGTCCTCGTTCTCCTGGTCGGGCCGACTCCCGCCCCGGCGGAGGTGTACACCTGGGTCGACGAACAGGGGAAGGTGCACTTCTCGGATACTCCGCGCGGAGGCGCGACACGCGTTGTACCGCACACGGAGAAACCGGCCGCTTCGCTCGAACGCGACGCACGAGTCCCGTCGAAAGCGATCCCTTACAGGGGCCAACTCCCGTCCCTGCGACTGGCGGTTGCGGACGTCGAAGTCGATCTGCCTGCCCGGGGACGGACACGCCTGCCCGTGGGAAGACAGTACCGCGGCTACTACTGCAATAGTGGCGCCGAAGATCTGCTCGTGAACCTCGAAAGGAAGCTGAAGGGTTCGACGCTCCTGCCTCGGGATTTTCATCGTCGGCTCGCAGAACTGGCCTACCAGCCCCCGGAGTTCGCCTCGACCGGGCGCAAGAAAGTGACGATCGCCGATCTACAAGCCGTTCCCACGGTGACTCGACTCTCGCTTCGATCGTGTATGGGCCGGGGTCGCAGGAACGGCCAGTCCCTTCCCAACAAGAATCTCGTCGAAGTCCGTATTCACTGGCGGGTTTTCGACCGCCTGAGTCAACAGACGGTCTTTGAAGGCACGACTGAAGCTCGCTTCGATCGCTGGAACCAGGAGTACCTTCCCGAGGAAAAGGACAAGGGCATCGTCACGGCGACGCGTCACGCCTTGCTGGCCGCCGCCGAGAAACTCCTGGCCGATCCCGAGTTCGTCGCCGTGCTTTCTCCAGATGGAAGCCTTCCCGCACAGGAGGAATCGACGCCCGCCGCGCTGACGGAGGTGACGCCGGATTTCCAGAATCTGCTACCGCAGGTACGCAGCGCCACCCCGATGATTCGCACCGTGCGCAGAAACGGCCACGGTGTCCTGATCTCTGACGAAGGTCACGTCTTGACCAACTACCGAGTGGTTGCAGACGGTCGCGAGGTCACCCGTGATTCGGTCATGGTCGTTTTCGAGTCCGAATCGATTCCGGGTCGGGTCGTGCGTTCGGACAAGCCTCACCGTGTCGCGCTGATCCTGCTCGAACGAATACCCGGAATTCGCCCGGTCCCCATTGCAAGCAGCGGTGTCCGCATCAGCGAACCCGTATTCGTATTGGGCGGCCCGCTCGAAGACTCGCTCGAACACACGCTCAGCGAGGGTGTCATCACGACCGTGCGAAACCTGCGCGGCAGCGAGAGGCGCTACTACCACACGAACGCGCCGGTCGATCGTGACAATCCGACCGGCCCCGTACTGAACCAGCGCGGCGAACTCGTCGCACTCGCTACCGGACTCGGTTTCAGCCGCACACCGGGCGCCAACTATCTGATCCCGATCGACGACGCTCTGGAGGCGCTGGGTGTTTCCCGTCAGCAGAAGTCGGACTGA
- a CDS encoding amidohydrolase family protein yields MIERQIDHPLRLLVAAAFGPIAQRIGIIDYRRFVRFLDSESIQNVKQVTRELNRAIKSDRLGDWSVDARERILTPLVMDFDLNGKVEKFEAQLSRLIAAASSHGAVPRNANVKVLPFVGLDPRRIVFKNRKGGELCVREVIRSRVDAYLEDHGVKLAIERRKRANLKSGDVIGLKLYPPLGFNVYPRNPGEREAYLDLYERLAELEIPITVHCQEGSFDLTDGQVKLFTRPENWARVMKSRPGLRRLRINFGHFGGERGVAEAINWKETEEDDLFDDTVISHRAEGVSERGWTHGIVQLLKRYEHTYADISAFDFGNSRAVASLLWLLAYDRQGNLDADDAECHNYPIAQKLLWGSDYPMILDKNCKNYSQYFSHFINTLIDRHEIRAAEEYPIPAEGKLPSSSALLKALVGTNPVRFLFG; encoded by the coding sequence TTGATCGAACGACAGATCGACCACCCGTTGAGGTTGCTCGTGGCTGCGGCGTTTGGCCCTATCGCTCAGAGGATCGGAATCATCGACTACAGACGATTCGTCAGGTTTCTCGACTCGGAGTCAATTCAGAACGTGAAGCAGGTAACGAGGGAGCTGAACAGGGCGATCAAGAGCGACCGGCTGGGGGATTGGAGTGTGGATGCGCGGGAGAGAATCCTCACCCCGCTCGTGATGGATTTTGATCTTAACGGCAAGGTCGAGAAGTTTGAGGCGCAGCTCTCACGTTTGATTGCGGCGGCATCGAGCCATGGAGCGGTGCCCCGGAACGCAAATGTCAAGGTTCTTCCGTTTGTGGGGCTCGATCCTCGGAGGATCGTATTCAAGAATCGAAAGGGCGGTGAGTTGTGCGTTCGCGAAGTGATTCGGAGCCGCGTGGATGCCTATCTCGAAGATCATGGTGTCAAGTTGGCTATCGAACGAAGAAAGCGGGCTAACCTCAAGAGTGGCGACGTCATCGGACTCAAGCTCTATCCACCGCTTGGCTTCAACGTCTACCCCCGCAACCCTGGGGAGCGAGAGGCCTACTTGGATCTCTACGAGCGTCTCGCCGAACTCGAGATCCCCATTACAGTACACTGCCAAGAGGGCTCCTTCGACTTGACTGATGGTCAGGTCAAGCTCTTCACGCGCCCAGAGAACTGGGCCCGTGTCATGAAGTCCAGACCCGGCCTACGTAGGTTGCGGATCAACTTCGGTCACTTCGGGGGTGAGCGGGGTGTAGCAGAGGCAATCAACTGGAAAGAGACGGAGGAGGATGACCTATTTGACGATACGGTCATCTCCCACCGGGCCGAAGGTGTATCGGAGCGCGGCTGGACCCATGGGATCGTCCAGTTGCTCAAGCGCTACGAGCACACCTATGCGGATATCTCAGCTTTCGACTTCGGTAACAGTCGCGCAGTGGCATCGTTGTTATGGCTTCTAGCCTACGATCGGCAGGGGAATCTTGATGCAGACGATGCGGAATGCCACAACTACCCAATTGCCCAGAAGCTGTTATGGGGCTCAGACTACCCAATGATCCTCGACAAGAACTGCAAGAACTACTCGCAGTACTTCTCGCACTTCATCAACACGCTGATCGACCGCCATGAAATCCGAGCCGCTGAAGAATACCCCATCCCTGCAGAGGGAAAACTCCCGAGTTCGTCTGCGTTGCTGAAAGCCTTGGTGGGCACAAACCCAGTTCGGTTTCTTTTCGGTTAG
- a CDS encoding YifB family Mg chelatase-like AAA ATPase, translating to MLIRVWGASLRGLGGVRVSVEVDAGRGLPSFQIVGQGDRVVRESRDRVRAAFRQSGLEFPPGRVTVNLAPAEIPKTGTGLDLALAVGIAATRVEIPEEELASTLFVGELGLDGALHPVRGTLALLAAADGLERSVVALGNLTEAALYPRVRAFGANDLIQVIRFLRGETALDTLADLAPDATNATPGTALDLSDVRGQESGRRALEVAAAGGHNLLFIGPPGSGKTLLAKRLPGLLPPLEYRDALEATRIHSVAGTLARPGLLSTPPFRAPHHTTSDAGMAGGGRPLRPGEISLAHRGVLFLDELPEFRRNVLEALRQPLEEHEIRIGRAHAIECLPAHFQLIAAMNPCPCGYRGDARRECSCGDPEIGRYRARLSGPLLDRIDLHVPVAPVEWKHMSDQTARGETSQVVRERVLAARARQSQRYRGQEFELNAQLPSAELASHCPVSAKGSSLLERSVRSLGLSMRAYVRVLRVARTIADLDGSPEIATEHLAEAIGYRQLDASDERRSDFRD from the coding sequence ATGTTGATCCGCGTCTGGGGTGCGAGCTTACGAGGTCTGGGCGGTGTGCGCGTTTCGGTGGAGGTCGACGCGGGACGCGGCCTGCCTTCCTTCCAGATCGTCGGCCAGGGAGATCGCGTCGTACGGGAGAGCCGCGATCGCGTGCGCGCTGCGTTTCGCCAGAGCGGACTCGAGTTTCCACCCGGGCGCGTCACGGTGAACCTGGCCCCGGCCGAGATTCCCAAGACCGGAACCGGGCTCGACCTGGCTCTGGCAGTGGGCATCGCCGCGACGCGCGTCGAGATTCCAGAGGAAGAACTGGCGAGCACACTCTTTGTCGGGGAACTCGGACTCGACGGGGCGTTGCATCCGGTGCGCGGAACGCTCGCCCTGCTCGCGGCGGCCGACGGACTCGAACGCAGCGTCGTGGCGCTGGGCAACCTGACCGAAGCGGCTCTTTACCCGCGCGTTCGGGCGTTCGGCGCGAACGATCTGATTCAGGTGATCCGCTTCCTGCGCGGCGAAACTGCGCTCGACACCCTGGCTGATCTCGCACCCGATGCGACGAACGCGACGCCCGGAACAGCGCTCGACCTGTCCGATGTACGCGGACAGGAGAGCGGACGTCGCGCACTCGAAGTGGCGGCGGCCGGAGGACATAACCTGCTCTTCATCGGCCCACCGGGCAGCGGGAAAACCCTGCTCGCGAAGCGTCTGCCTGGGTTGCTTCCGCCGCTCGAATACCGCGATGCGCTCGAAGCCACGCGCATCCACAGCGTCGCCGGAACGCTTGCGCGCCCCGGCCTGCTCAGCACGCCGCCGTTTCGCGCTCCTCATCACACGACATCGGATGCGGGCATGGCCGGTGGCGGACGGCCGCTTCGACCCGGCGAGATCTCGCTGGCCCATCGCGGCGTGTTGTTCCTGGACGAATTGCCCGAGTTTCGCCGAAACGTACTCGAAGCACTTCGCCAGCCGCTCGAAGAACACGAGATCCGCATCGGACGCGCGCACGCGATCGAGTGCCTGCCCGCACACTTCCAGCTGATCGCGGCCATGAATCCCTGCCCGTGCGGCTACCGGGGCGACGCGCGGCGCGAGTGCAGTTGTGGCGATCCCGAGATCGGGCGCTACCGCGCCAGACTCTCGGGTCCGCTACTGGATCGCATCGACCTGCACGTACCCGTCGCGCCGGTGGAGTGGAAACACATGAGCGATCAGACGGCCCGCGGGGAGACGAGCCAGGTCGTGCGCGAACGCGTGCTCGCCGCCCGCGCCCGGCAGAGCCAGCGCTACCGCGGGCAAGAATTCGAGCTGAACGCCCAGCTGCCCTCGGCAGAACTGGCCTCACACTGCCCGGTGTCGGCCAAAGGCTCGTCGCTACTCGAGCGTTCCGTGCGTTCGCTGGGACTGTCGATGCGCGCCTACGTGCGCGTCCTGCGGGTTGCGCGCACGATCGCCGACCTGGACGGGAGCCCGGAAATCGCCACCGAGCACCTCGCCGAAGCGATCGGTTACAGACAGCTCGACGCCAGCGACGAACGGCGCAGCGATTTTAGGGATTGA
- a CDS encoding tetratricopeptide repeat protein, protein MGAKREILAICCGLALATVFAFAQLRNAEFLDFDDDEYVTANQHVLDGLTSEGFRWALVSFDANNWHPLTWLSHMLDQELFPGDPGTQHLVNVAFHLLNALGWFLLLAWMTDSIWPSALVAALFALHPLHVESVAWISERKDVLSGLFWIATSAAWVAWLRSGRRVLYGAAIAVFALGLATKPMLVTLPFTLLLFDFWPLSRLRAARLGAARVPLRRLVVEKLPLFALSLLASALTYSAHLSGGSMQGVAQLGLWPRVANALVAYARYLGKAIWPTNLSIYYPYTHAWTSGQVLASALALAAISFAAFQQRARRPYLIVGWLFFLGTLVPTIGIVQVGGQSMAERYTYLPYVGIFMALAWASVDALRFAPRLKGAGVVLVALLLVACAVQTHRYVSQWQDTLSVFSHAIRSYPDNPVALVTAGRQHAFRGESELAIEMFERALVLTPGYEKAHYNLGDARLARGELDAAAGHFEAAVQIAPEAWYAWLKLGVAHEGRGHPAEAEAAYRSGLALRPGNIPPRCRLAALLARRGQRTEAEAQLGLALRSAQARLDSGRRAMARESGRMIQSYSRDLGFEQLAEQTGNWLADLESHAVE, encoded by the coding sequence ATGGGCGCGAAGCGCGAGATTCTGGCGATCTGCTGCGGCCTCGCGCTCGCGACCGTCTTCGCATTCGCACAACTGCGAAACGCCGAGTTTCTCGACTTCGACGACGACGAGTATGTGACGGCTAATCAACACGTTCTCGACGGTCTGACATCTGAGGGATTTCGCTGGGCGCTGGTCAGTTTCGACGCCAATAACTGGCACCCACTCACCTGGCTCTCGCATATGCTCGATCAGGAACTCTTTCCGGGCGATCCGGGTACCCAGCACCTGGTGAACGTGGCTTTTCATCTCCTGAACGCCCTGGGATGGTTCCTCTTGCTCGCCTGGATGACGGATTCGATCTGGCCTAGCGCGCTGGTCGCCGCGCTCTTCGCTCTCCACCCCTTGCACGTGGAGTCGGTGGCCTGGATATCGGAGCGCAAGGACGTCTTGAGCGGACTGTTCTGGATTGCGACCAGTGCCGCCTGGGTCGCCTGGCTGCGCAGCGGTCGGCGAGTTCTCTACGGTGCGGCCATCGCTGTGTTTGCGCTCGGGCTCGCGACGAAACCCATGCTCGTGACCCTCCCGTTCACACTCTTGCTCTTCGACTTCTGGCCGCTATCGCGTCTCCGGGCAGCGCGTCTTGGAGCCGCGCGCGTGCCATTGCGACGGCTCGTCGTCGAGAAACTGCCGTTGTTCGCTCTGTCACTGCTGGCCAGTGCCCTGACGTACTCCGCGCATCTGTCCGGAGGCAGCATGCAGGGTGTGGCTCAGTTGGGGCTCTGGCCGCGCGTCGCCAACGCGCTCGTCGCCTACGCCCGGTATCTGGGCAAGGCGATCTGGCCGACGAACCTGTCCATCTACTATCCGTACACGCACGCCTGGACGTCCGGACAGGTTCTGGCCAGCGCGCTCGCCCTGGCCGCAATCAGCTTCGCGGCATTTCAGCAGCGAGCCCGGCGCCCCTATCTGATCGTCGGCTGGCTGTTCTTTCTGGGAACGCTGGTGCCCACGATCGGAATCGTGCAGGTCGGGGGGCAGTCGATGGCCGAGCGCTACACCTACCTGCCCTATGTCGGGATTTTCATGGCGCTGGCCTGGGCGAGTGTGGACGCTCTTCGTTTCGCGCCGAGACTCAAAGGGGCAGGGGTCGTTCTGGTCGCACTCCTGCTGGTCGCTTGTGCTGTGCAGACACACCGCTATGTGTCGCAATGGCAGGATACGTTGAGCGTGTTTTCCCACGCGATCCGTTCCTATCCCGACAACCCGGTGGCATTGGTGACCGCGGGTCGCCAGCACGCGTTTCGCGGGGAAAGTGAGCTGGCCATCGAGATGTTCGAGCGAGCCCTGGTCCTGACGCCAGGCTACGAAAAGGCCCATTACAATCTGGGGGATGCGCGGCTTGCGCGCGGTGAACTCGATGCGGCGGCCGGGCACTTCGAGGCAGCTGTTCAGATCGCCCCCGAGGCCTGGTACGCCTGGCTCAAGCTCGGCGTCGCACACGAGGGCCGCGGGCACCCAGCGGAGGCCGAGGCCGCCTATCGATCGGGCCTGGCCCTACGCCCCGGCAATATCCCGCCGCGCTGTCGGCTCGCGGCGTTGCTCGCGCGCAGGGGGCAACGCACCGAGGCCGAAGCCCAACTGGGTCTGGCGCTGCGCTCCGCACAGGCCCGACTGGACTCGGGCCGGCGCGCCATGGCACGCGAATCGGGTCGGATGATTCAGTCGTATTCGCGGGACCTGGGTTTCGAGCAACTGGCCGAGCAGACCGGAAACTGGTTGGCAGACCTCGAATCCCACGCAGTCGAGTAG